In the Alligator mississippiensis isolate rAllMis1 chromosome 7, rAllMis1, whole genome shotgun sequence genome, one interval contains:
- the IWS1 gene encoding protein IWS1 homolog isoform X2, which translates to MTDSENEDISRQKDSDSENEEPSNHNASDSENEGTHGGKDSDSDIEDHPNQHESDSENEDAINHRASDSENEEPQKDHSSDFENEEPQKQLASDSENEEPQKQLASDSENEEPPKQLASDSENEEPPKQLASDSENEEPPKQLASDSENEEPQKVHASDSENEEPPKHLASDSENEEPPKHLASDSENEEPQKVHASDSENEPPKHPASDSENEEPPKHTASDSENEDAPRRKQKIESDSDGENRREEAQNDSHHSDNEQAGERFHGSDSEEEGPKIRKIADSDEEEREEEKSVKRKTAVLSDSEDDEKTPAKKVRILSDVEESDSDTSEKSGKAKKSVVASDSEDEEEERKDSAGKKKEEKDLFGSDSESGNEQENLIADIFGESGDEEEEEFTGFNQEDLEEEKAEAEMKETVDDSDSDDNIKRGKHMDFMSDFDMMLQRKKNLSGKRRRNRDGGTFISDADDVVSAMIVKMNEAAEEDRQLNTQKKPALKKLTLLPTVVMHLKKQDLKETFIDSGVMSAIKEWLSPLPDRSLPALKIREELLKILQELPSVSQETLKHSGIGRAVMYLYKHPKESRPNKDMAGKLINEWSRPIFGLTSNYKGMTREEREQRDLEQMPQRRRLSSSGGQTPRRDLEKVLTGEEKALRPGDPGFCARARVPMPSNKDYVVRPKWNVEMESSRFQGTSKKGVSRLDKQMRKFTDIRKKSRSAHAVKISIEGNKMPL; encoded by the exons ATGACAGACTCTGAAAATGAAGATATCTCAAGGCAAAAAGACAGTGATTCAGAAAATGAGGAGCCCTCAAATCACAATGCCAGTGATTCTGAAAATGAAGGGACTCATGGGGGTAAAGACAGTGATTCTGATATTGAGGACCATCCAAATCAGCACGAAAGTGACTCTGAAAATGAGGATGCCATAAATCACCGAGCAAGCGACTCTGAAAATGAAGAACCTCAAAAAGATCACAGTAGTGATTTTGAAAATGAGGAACCCCAAAAGcaactggccagtgactctgaaaATGAGGAACCCCAAAAGcaactggccagtgactctgaaaATGAGGAGCCCCCAAAGcaactggccagtgactctgaaaATGAGGAGCCCCCAAAGcaactggccagtgactctgaaaATGAGGAGCCCCCAAAGcaactggccagtgactctgaaaATGAGGAACCTCAAAAAGTTCATGCTAGTGACTCTGAGAATGAGGAGCCCCCAAAGCATCTAGCCAGTGACTCTGAGAATGAGGAGCCCCCAAAGCATCTAGCCAGTGACTCTGAGAATGAGGAACCTCAAAAAGTTCATGCCAGCGACTCTGAGAATGAGCCCCCAAAGCATCCAGCCAGTGACTCTGAGAATGAAGAGCCCCCAAAACATACAGCCAGTGACTCTGAGAATGAGGATGCTCCCAGACGCAAACAAAAAATAGAGTCTGACAGTGATGGAGAGAACAGAAGAGAGGAAGCACAGAATGACTCTCATCATTCAGATAATGAGCAGGCAGGAGAAAGATTTCATGGTTCTGACAGCGAGGAGGAAGGTCCAAAGATACGGAAAATAGCAGACAGTgatgaagaagagagagaggaggagaaatcAGTTAAGAGAAAAACAGCTGTCCTTTCTGACAGTGAGGATGATGAGAAAACAC CTGCAAAGAAAGTACGAATCCTGTCAGATGTGGAAGAATCTGACAGTGATACATCAGAGAAATCTGGTAAAGCAAAGAAGAGTGTTGTAGCATCAGATAGtgaagatgaggaggaggagagaaaggacagtgctggaaagaaaaaagaagagaaagatctATTTGGGAGTGACAGTGAATCAGGGAATGAGCAAGA GAACCTTATTGCAGATATATTTGGAGAATCTGgtgatgaggaggaagaggagtttACA GGTTTCAACCAGGAAGATTTGGAAGAAGAAAAAGCCGAGGCAGAGATGAAAGAGACAGTAGATGATTCAGACTCTGATGATAATATTAAAAGAGGGAAACA TATGGACTTCATGTCAGACTTTGACATGATGCTGCAACGGAAGAAAAACCTTAGTGGCAAGCGCAGACGAAACCGTGACGGCGGGACCTTTATTAGTGATGCAGATGATGTAGTCAGTGCCATGATTGTTAAAATGAATGAAGCTGCAGAG GAGGATAGACAGCTGAATACTCAGAAGAAACCAGCACTAAAGAAGCTAACTTTGCTACCAACTGTAGTTATGCATCTTAAAAA GCAGGATCTTAAGGAAACTTTCATAGATAGTGGTGTGATGTCTGCTATCAAAGAATGGCTTTCCCCTTTGCCAGATCGGAGTCTACCAGCACTAAAGATACGAGAGGAACTCTTAAAGATTCTACAAGAG CTGCCCAGTGTGAGCCAAGAGACTCTGAAACATAGTGGGATTGGGCGAGCTGTGATGTACCTCTACAAACATCCGAAGGAATCAAGACCcaacaaagacatggcaggaaagctAATAA ATGAATGGTCTCGACCTATCTTTGGCCTTACTTCAAACTACAAAGGGATGACtagagaggagagggagcagagagattTGGAACAGATGCCCCAGCGAAGGCGATTGAGCAG CTCTGGTGGTCAAACCCCTCGAAGAGATCTGGAGAAAGTGTTAACAGGAGAAGAAAA GGCTCTTAGACCTGGCGATCCAGGATTTTGCGCTCGTGCAAGGGTTCCAATGCCCTCAAACAAAGACTATGTGGTCAGACCAAAGTGGAATGTGGAAATGGAATCTTCCAGG ttccagGGAACCTCTAAGAAAGGAGTGAGTCGACTGGACAAACAGATGCGGAAATTCacagatatcaggaaaaaaagcagATCGGCTCATGCAGTGAAAATCAGCATTGAGGGCAATAAGATGCCATTGTGA
- the IWS1 gene encoding protein IWS1 homolog isoform X1 encodes MESDYYSGDQSDDGGATPVQDERDSGSEAEDDVNEQHSGSDNGSIEHHSENEHSDGEDDGPTREHHMTDSENEDISRQKDSDSENEEPSNHNASDSENEGTHGGKDSDSDIEDHPNQHESDSENEDAINHRASDSENEEPQKDHSSDFENEEPQKQLASDSENEEPQKQLASDSENEEPPKQLASDSENEEPPKQLASDSENEEPPKQLASDSENEEPQKVHASDSENEEPPKHLASDSENEEPPKHLASDSENEEPQKVHASDSENEPPKHPASDSENEEPPKHTASDSENEDAPRRKQKIESDSDGENRREEAQNDSHHSDNEQAGERFHGSDSEEEGPKIRKIADSDEEEREEEKSVKRKTAVLSDSEDDEKTPAKKVRILSDVEESDSDTSEKSGKAKKSVVASDSEDEEEERKDSAGKKKEEKDLFGSDSESGNEQENLIADIFGESGDEEEEEFTGFNQEDLEEEKAEAEMKETVDDSDSDDNIKRGKHMDFMSDFDMMLQRKKNLSGKRRRNRDGGTFISDADDVVSAMIVKMNEAAEEDRQLNTQKKPALKKLTLLPTVVMHLKKQDLKETFIDSGVMSAIKEWLSPLPDRSLPALKIREELLKILQELPSVSQETLKHSGIGRAVMYLYKHPKESRPNKDMAGKLINEWSRPIFGLTSNYKGMTREEREQRDLEQMPQRRRLSSSGGQTPRRDLEKVLTGEEKALRPGDPGFCARARVPMPSNKDYVVRPKWNVEMESSRFQGTSKKGVSRLDKQMRKFTDIRKKSRSAHAVKISIEGNKMPL; translated from the exons AATGAGCACAGTGATGGCGAAGATGATGGTCCAACTAGAGAACATCACATGACAGACTCTGAAAATGAAGATATCTCAAGGCAAAAAGACAGTGATTCAGAAAATGAGGAGCCCTCAAATCACAATGCCAGTGATTCTGAAAATGAAGGGACTCATGGGGGTAAAGACAGTGATTCTGATATTGAGGACCATCCAAATCAGCACGAAAGTGACTCTGAAAATGAGGATGCCATAAATCACCGAGCAAGCGACTCTGAAAATGAAGAACCTCAAAAAGATCACAGTAGTGATTTTGAAAATGAGGAACCCCAAAAGcaactggccagtgactctgaaaATGAGGAACCCCAAAAGcaactggccagtgactctgaaaATGAGGAGCCCCCAAAGcaactggccagtgactctgaaaATGAGGAGCCCCCAAAGcaactggccagtgactctgaaaATGAGGAGCCCCCAAAGcaactggccagtgactctgaaaATGAGGAACCTCAAAAAGTTCATGCTAGTGACTCTGAGAATGAGGAGCCCCCAAAGCATCTAGCCAGTGACTCTGAGAATGAGGAGCCCCCAAAGCATCTAGCCAGTGACTCTGAGAATGAGGAACCTCAAAAAGTTCATGCCAGCGACTCTGAGAATGAGCCCCCAAAGCATCCAGCCAGTGACTCTGAGAATGAAGAGCCCCCAAAACATACAGCCAGTGACTCTGAGAATGAGGATGCTCCCAGACGCAAACAAAAAATAGAGTCTGACAGTGATGGAGAGAACAGAAGAGAGGAAGCACAGAATGACTCTCATCATTCAGATAATGAGCAGGCAGGAGAAAGATTTCATGGTTCTGACAGCGAGGAGGAAGGTCCAAAGATACGGAAAATAGCAGACAGTgatgaagaagagagagaggaggagaaatcAGTTAAGAGAAAAACAGCTGTCCTTTCTGACAGTGAGGATGATGAGAAAACAC CTGCAAAGAAAGTACGAATCCTGTCAGATGTGGAAGAATCTGACAGTGATACATCAGAGAAATCTGGTAAAGCAAAGAAGAGTGTTGTAGCATCAGATAGtgaagatgaggaggaggagagaaaggacagtgctggaaagaaaaaagaagagaaagatctATTTGGGAGTGACAGTGAATCAGGGAATGAGCAAGA GAACCTTATTGCAGATATATTTGGAGAATCTGgtgatgaggaggaagaggagtttACA GGTTTCAACCAGGAAGATTTGGAAGAAGAAAAAGCCGAGGCAGAGATGAAAGAGACAGTAGATGATTCAGACTCTGATGATAATATTAAAAGAGGGAAACA TATGGACTTCATGTCAGACTTTGACATGATGCTGCAACGGAAGAAAAACCTTAGTGGCAAGCGCAGACGAAACCGTGACGGCGGGACCTTTATTAGTGATGCAGATGATGTAGTCAGTGCCATGATTGTTAAAATGAATGAAGCTGCAGAG GAGGATAGACAGCTGAATACTCAGAAGAAACCAGCACTAAAGAAGCTAACTTTGCTACCAACTGTAGTTATGCATCTTAAAAA GCAGGATCTTAAGGAAACTTTCATAGATAGTGGTGTGATGTCTGCTATCAAAGAATGGCTTTCCCCTTTGCCAGATCGGAGTCTACCAGCACTAAAGATACGAGAGGAACTCTTAAAGATTCTACAAGAG CTGCCCAGTGTGAGCCAAGAGACTCTGAAACATAGTGGGATTGGGCGAGCTGTGATGTACCTCTACAAACATCCGAAGGAATCAAGACCcaacaaagacatggcaggaaagctAATAA ATGAATGGTCTCGACCTATCTTTGGCCTTACTTCAAACTACAAAGGGATGACtagagaggagagggagcagagagattTGGAACAGATGCCCCAGCGAAGGCGATTGAGCAG CTCTGGTGGTCAAACCCCTCGAAGAGATCTGGAGAAAGTGTTAACAGGAGAAGAAAA GGCTCTTAGACCTGGCGATCCAGGATTTTGCGCTCGTGCAAGGGTTCCAATGCCCTCAAACAAAGACTATGTGGTCAGACCAAAGTGGAATGTGGAAATGGAATCTTCCAGG ttccagGGAACCTCTAAGAAAGGAGTGAGTCGACTGGACAAACAGATGCGGAAATTCacagatatcaggaaaaaaagcagATCGGCTCATGCAGTGAAAATCAGCATTGAGGGCAATAAGATGCCATTGTGA
- the IWS1 gene encoding protein IWS1 homolog isoform X3 produces MESDYYSGDQSDDGGATPVQDERDSGSEAEDDVNEQHSGSDNGSIEHHSENEHSDGEDDGPTREHHMTDSENEDISRQKDSDSENEEPSNHNASDSENEGTHGGKDSDSDIEDHPNQHESDSENEDAINHRASDSENEEPQKDHSSDFENEEPQKQLASDSENEEPQKQLASDSENEEPPKQLASDSENEEPPKQLASDSENEEPPKQLASDSENEEPQKVHASDSENEEPPKHLASDSENEEPPKHLASDSENEEPQKVHASDSENEPPKHPASDSENEEPPKHTASDSENEDAPRRKQKIESDSDGENRREEAQNDSHHSDNEQAGERFHGSDSEEEGPKIRKIADSDEEEREEEKSVKRKTAVLSDSEDDEKTPAKKVRILSDVEESDSDTSEKSGKAKKSVVASDSEDEEEERKDSAGKKKEEKDLFGSDSESGNEQENLIADIFGESGDEEEEEFTGFNQEDLEEEKAEAEMKETVDDSDSDDNIKRGKHMDFMSDFDMMLQRKKNLSGKRRRNRDGGTFISDADDVVSAMIVKMNEAAEEDRQLNTQKKPALKKLTLLPTVVMHLKKQDLKETFIDSGVMSAIKEWLSPLPDRSLPALKIREELLKILQELPSVSQETLKHSGIGRAVMYLYKHPKESRPNKDMAGKLINEWSRPIFGLTSNYKGMTREEREQRDLEQMPQRRRLSSSGGQTPRRDLEKVLTGEEKALRPGDPGFCARARVPMPSNKDYVVRPKWNVEMESSRPGTIKRGISRLEKHKRRFAEQKRLSKVHRAIKFSIEGNRMPL; encoded by the exons AATGAGCACAGTGATGGCGAAGATGATGGTCCAACTAGAGAACATCACATGACAGACTCTGAAAATGAAGATATCTCAAGGCAAAAAGACAGTGATTCAGAAAATGAGGAGCCCTCAAATCACAATGCCAGTGATTCTGAAAATGAAGGGACTCATGGGGGTAAAGACAGTGATTCTGATATTGAGGACCATCCAAATCAGCACGAAAGTGACTCTGAAAATGAGGATGCCATAAATCACCGAGCAAGCGACTCTGAAAATGAAGAACCTCAAAAAGATCACAGTAGTGATTTTGAAAATGAGGAACCCCAAAAGcaactggccagtgactctgaaaATGAGGAACCCCAAAAGcaactggccagtgactctgaaaATGAGGAGCCCCCAAAGcaactggccagtgactctgaaaATGAGGAGCCCCCAAAGcaactggccagtgactctgaaaATGAGGAGCCCCCAAAGcaactggccagtgactctgaaaATGAGGAACCTCAAAAAGTTCATGCTAGTGACTCTGAGAATGAGGAGCCCCCAAAGCATCTAGCCAGTGACTCTGAGAATGAGGAGCCCCCAAAGCATCTAGCCAGTGACTCTGAGAATGAGGAACCTCAAAAAGTTCATGCCAGCGACTCTGAGAATGAGCCCCCAAAGCATCCAGCCAGTGACTCTGAGAATGAAGAGCCCCCAAAACATACAGCCAGTGACTCTGAGAATGAGGATGCTCCCAGACGCAAACAAAAAATAGAGTCTGACAGTGATGGAGAGAACAGAAGAGAGGAAGCACAGAATGACTCTCATCATTCAGATAATGAGCAGGCAGGAGAAAGATTTCATGGTTCTGACAGCGAGGAGGAAGGTCCAAAGATACGGAAAATAGCAGACAGTgatgaagaagagagagaggaggagaaatcAGTTAAGAGAAAAACAGCTGTCCTTTCTGACAGTGAGGATGATGAGAAAACAC CTGCAAAGAAAGTACGAATCCTGTCAGATGTGGAAGAATCTGACAGTGATACATCAGAGAAATCTGGTAAAGCAAAGAAGAGTGTTGTAGCATCAGATAGtgaagatgaggaggaggagagaaaggacagtgctggaaagaaaaaagaagagaaagatctATTTGGGAGTGACAGTGAATCAGGGAATGAGCAAGA GAACCTTATTGCAGATATATTTGGAGAATCTGgtgatgaggaggaagaggagtttACA GGTTTCAACCAGGAAGATTTGGAAGAAGAAAAAGCCGAGGCAGAGATGAAAGAGACAGTAGATGATTCAGACTCTGATGATAATATTAAAAGAGGGAAACA TATGGACTTCATGTCAGACTTTGACATGATGCTGCAACGGAAGAAAAACCTTAGTGGCAAGCGCAGACGAAACCGTGACGGCGGGACCTTTATTAGTGATGCAGATGATGTAGTCAGTGCCATGATTGTTAAAATGAATGAAGCTGCAGAG GAGGATAGACAGCTGAATACTCAGAAGAAACCAGCACTAAAGAAGCTAACTTTGCTACCAACTGTAGTTATGCATCTTAAAAA GCAGGATCTTAAGGAAACTTTCATAGATAGTGGTGTGATGTCTGCTATCAAAGAATGGCTTTCCCCTTTGCCAGATCGGAGTCTACCAGCACTAAAGATACGAGAGGAACTCTTAAAGATTCTACAAGAG CTGCCCAGTGTGAGCCAAGAGACTCTGAAACATAGTGGGATTGGGCGAGCTGTGATGTACCTCTACAAACATCCGAAGGAATCAAGACCcaacaaagacatggcaggaaagctAATAA ATGAATGGTCTCGACCTATCTTTGGCCTTACTTCAAACTACAAAGGGATGACtagagaggagagggagcagagagattTGGAACAGATGCCCCAGCGAAGGCGATTGAGCAG CTCTGGTGGTCAAACCCCTCGAAGAGATCTGGAGAAAGTGTTAACAGGAGAAGAAAA GGCTCTTAGACCTGGCGATCCAGGATTTTGCGCTCGTGCAAGGGTTCCAATGCCCTCAAACAAAGACTATGTGGTCAGACCAAAGTGGAATGTGGAAATGGAATCTTCCAGG CCCGGGACTATTAAGAGAGGTATTAGTCGTTTGGAAAAGCACAAGAGACGGTTTGCTGAACAGAAACGACTCAGCAAAGTGCATCGGGCCATCAAGTTCAGCATTGAAGGCAACAGGATGCCCCTGTAG